A single Jaculus jaculus isolate mJacJac1 unplaced genomic scaffold, mJacJac1.mat.Y.cur u25, whole genome shotgun sequence DNA region contains:
- the LOC123457492 gene encoding collagen alpha-1(III) chain-like, with protein sequence MHHHPRNRERAINLSILSVSGPDFGFPEAARRVMGITPPHRQSASFMVGTTTSGTPNERVPGESGDGKGRTADARAPRATRPPFPQRGRGDEAGGGRHEGGHPGRPHPPQAPHPSARETGPNTAGDPNDHRDADTPSHPPRSREEAGGEAGPPTRGRPPAGRRARSERPQRALGRDTHAGDAAPPSSGVGGRAPGSTQTGPEDAAAEPAGGRRRARRKAQRRDTGRPASGGQRAREGRRPSEPTRPDVAWDTRGYLTNERPLGATMVPRDPGDGAGRAETPQRRHHNRQADASTRSRGSAPHAATVADGHVPPPNVSPARQTDPNCPHGDKTTTAHASETQETLRIGGTAGTVDRQGGGGPVSGGEGDDTASRGPGDTESEGKQPWQGHLHSQPHSRAGRGRPKTVERPNRRRDPTPHHDADTRATAANRPATRRDIAATPQRPSVESRRPGFRSGKGKSQHPLWTAAGTRRPSATRAHAHKHRQPHGTGSTGGERGGASDGRIDSAQRDPPRTHEQGDEGRGRQSQRTVPTAGTGGTPHHAPGWLVRAKPRPTHVDIQGETGGYYAQTKGGGRRGIRGPPRRKTYTGAHHNSAIAAGGWRRGSGAGTTPPLSLRHLEGQPGALQEHHKGPRQRRSTHRSGGHVARHRGQPLPVRRGTANRTRGRRRNGKRDQGPAARNRGPPATVTGREVKQSRAGYRTPAFHTPPTGGEEKRGARRQNEKSGPIRHECPSLAWRGLGPARSEHHRTTSINQTSGRTTSGKGTRGDPFGSEEPKDIGRNEPGGQSHRERPRLDTDMRSSRENTTRVTREDSGRWVNRGLRFKRPQKKNLPEGKKKGKKFHHPTGALGRLQPAAATESGNQDPEEKDPR encoded by the exons atgcaccaccacccacGGAATCGAGAAAGAGCTATCAATCTGTCAATCCTGTCCGTGTCCGGGCCGG ACTTTGGTTTCCCGGAAGCTGCCCGGCGGGTCATGGGAATAACGCCGCCGCATCGCCAGTCGGCATCGTTTATGGTCGGAACTACGACG TCGGGAACGCCGAACGAGCGCGTGCCGGGGGAGAGCGGAGACGGGAAGGGTCGGACCGCGGACGCCCGCGCTCCACGGGCGACCCGACCCCCCTTTCCTCAGCGGGGCCGCGGGGACGAGGCGGGAGGGGGAAGACACGAGGGGGGCCACCCGGGAAGGCCACATCCCCCACAGGCACCTCACCCGTCCGCTCGCGAGACGGGCCCAAACACCGCGGGCGACCCGAACGATCACCGAGACGCGGACACCCCAAGTCACCCCCCCCGCTCCCGAGAGGAGGCGGGGGGAGAGGCGGGCCCCCCAACGAGGGGCCGACCGCCGGCGGGACGGCGGGCACGGAGCGAGAGGCCGCAGCGGGCCCTCGGCCGCGATACGCACGCGGGGGACGCGGCCCCCCCTTCCAGCGGGGTCGGAGGCCGAGCGCCGGGAAGCACACAGACAGGTCCGGAGGACGCGGCCGCAGAGCCggcgggaggcaggaggagagcaCGGCGAAAGGCGCAGCGACGGGACACGGGACGCCCGGCATCTGGCGGCCAGCGGGCCCGGGAAGGGAGACGCCCCTCGGAGCCGACACGACCGGACGTCGCCTGGGACACGCGCGGGTATCTCACCAACGAGCGCCCCCTTGGCGCAACGATGGTCCCACGCGACCCCGGGGACGGAGCCGGCCGAGCAGAAACCCCTCAGCGACGCCACCACAACCGTCAGGCTGACGCCTCCACACGGAGCCGAGGGTCCGCACCACACGCCGCCACGGTCGCAGACGGCCACGTGCCCCCTCCAAACGTCTCTCCCGCCCGCCAGACAGACCCGAACTGCCCCCACGGTGACAAAACCACGACCGCGCACGCCAGCGAGACCCAGGAGACACTCCGGATCGGCGGCACGGCCGGTACAGTCGACCGACAAGGGGGAGGGGGTCCGGTGTCAGGCGGGGAGGGGGACGACACGGCGAGCCGGGGGCCGGGCGACACAGAGAGCGAAGGGAAACAACCCTGGCAAGGCCACCTCCACAGCCAACCACACAGCCGGGCCGGCAG GGGGAGGCCAAAGACCGTGGAGAGACCCAACCGGAGAAGAGACCCCACACCACACCATGACGCCGACACCCGCGCGACAGCCGCCAACCGTCCAGCGACCCGCCGGGACATCGCAGCCACCCCTCAGAGGCCATCCGTGGAATCCCGACGACCCGGGTTCCGCTCCGGGAAGGGGAAAAGCCAGCATCCCCTGTGGACCGCGGCCGGGACGAGGCGGCCCAGCGCCACACGCGCCCACGCGCACAAGCACCGACAGCCCCACGGCACGGGGAGCACGGGAGGCGAGCGGGGAGG CGCATCGGACGGACGCATCGACTCGGCCCAGCGTGATCCTCCCCGAACTCATGAGCAGGGAGACGAGGGCCGCGGCAGGCAGAGTCAGCGCACAGTCCCCACCGCGGGGACCGGCGGAACCCCTCACCACGCCCCGGGATGGCTGGTGAGGGCAAAACCCAGGCCTACACACGTCGACATTCAAGGAGAGACGGGCGGCTACTACGCGCAGACAAAGGGGGGCGGCCGGCGAGGGATTCGGGGACCCCC GCGCAGGAAGACCTACACGGGGGCTCACCACAACAGCGCCATCGCAGCGGGAGGGTGGAGGAGAGGCTCGGGAGCAGGAACGACACCACCACTCAGCCTCAGGCACCTCGAGGGCCAACCTGGAGCGCTCCAGGAGCACCACAAAGGGCCAAGGCAAAGGCGCAGCACACACCGCTCGGGAGGGCATGTGGCGCGGCACCGGGGACAGCCCCTTCCGGTACGGAGAGGGACAGCCAACCGCACACGGGGGCGGAGACGAAACGGCAAGCGAGATCAGGGGCCTGCCGCACGCAACCGCGGACCACCAGCCACAGTCACAGGGCGGGAGGTCAAGCAAAGTCGGGCCGGATACCGCACCCCTGCCTTCCACACACCACCAACGGGTGGGGAGGAGAAGCGAGGGGCCCGCAGGCAGAACGAGAAGAGCGGTCCCATTCGCCATGAATGTCCGTCCCTCGCCTGGCGCGGCTTAGGCCCGGCCCGTAGTGAGCACCACAGAACCACATCGATCAACCAGACATCTGGCAGAACCACAAGCGGGAAAGGCACCAGAGGGGACCCCTTCGGGAGTGAGGAACCCAAAGACATCGGAAGGAACGAGCCAGGCGGGCAAAGCCATCGGGAGAGGCCCCGCTTGGACACCGACATGAGAAGCTCACGAGAAAACACAACCAGAGTAACTCGGGAAGACTCTGGGAGGTGGGTCAACCGAGGGCTCCGGTTCAAGAGGCCCCAGAAAAAGAACCtccctgaaggaaaaaaaaaaggaaaaaagttccACCACCCAACcggagcactcgggaggctacaGCCGGCGGCGGCCACAGAGAGCGGGAACCAAGACCCGGAAGAAAAAGACCCACGGTGA